The Candidatus Glassbacteria bacterium genomic sequence TATTATCCTTAACGCTACCTTGAAAAATTATCAAAATAATATCTGTCTCAACTCTTGATTCTCAAGACAGTCGCTACAGCCATTCAGAAGTTATAAAACAGGTTCTAGTGCTCTGTATCAGAAGTAACATTCCGTATTTTGCAGGGGCGCACCCGCGTGTGCGCCTGCGGGCAGACACATGGGTCTGCCCCTACAAGATAATCGTGACGAGGGTTTCAACCCTCCCATAAACGACGGGTTTCTGTCGGCTGCCATTACTGTTATATCACCTAATTTCCGGTACACTACACTAGCCGCGGCGCTCAGGACGGGCAGCACGGTCAGGAACTGGGCGACCTCAGGGTTGACAGAAACTGCCGCGGCATGGTCATTTCCAGCGGATTCAGTTGCGACTTGCGCCGCTATCACGGTGAGGCTAATATTCCCCTTTGATCCACGGCAGAGCGGTCCGTAATCCAGCGAACAGCGGCTTCCTTTCAAAGCCGTTCGTGTTGAGCGATGACGACCGTTTAGGCAACCATCCTAATTGAAGGCACTTCCGGTCGATGAGCGAAAATGTTCTGATAGTCATGACTATCGCCGTACTGGAGGGCCTGCTCTCGGCGGACAACGCGCTGGTGCTGGCCGTACCGGTACGCGGTCTTCCGAAGGAGCAGCACCGCAAGGCGGCTGGCCATAACAAGCGAAGGCAAGCCACCTCGAAAAATGCCACGGAATGCTTTGTTCAACACGCTACCATAACCCAAGAGGCGACGTGTCTTTAGTGGCCATAAACTTCGGCGCCCTGCCCGTCTGGGTCAATTCTCTGGTGATCCTGGGGACCATCACGCTGCTGGCCGTGGGGGCCTACTACGTGGTCGAGTCCGCCACCCGCATTGCGCAGCGCCTGCACGTCAGCGAACTGGTAATCGGCCTGACGGTGGTGGCTTTCGGCACGTCGGCCCCCGAGTTCGCCGTGACGCTGAACTCCGCTTTCCGCGGGTACGGGGACATCTCGGTGGGCAACATAGTGGGATCCAACATCTTCAACCTGGGCTTCATCCTGGGCGGGTGCGCCCTGGTGCGCACCATCAACACCAGCGCGCACCTGCTGCGGCGCGACGGCACCATCCTCATTGTTTCCTCCGTGCTGCTGCTGGGCCTGATTGTATCGGACCTGACGCTGAGCCACCTGGACGGGGCCCTGCTCTTCCTGCTCTTTGCCGCCTATCTCTTCTATCTCTTCCGCTCCCGCAAGGCCCTGCCGAGCACGGACGCGGAAGAAAGGGCCCGCGTGCCAGAGCCGGGGCGCAGGGCAAGGCCCCTTCTGCAGGAATGGCTGCTGCTGATTGTTGGGCTGGCCTGCATCGTTTACGGCAGCCACCTGCTGGTGGGCTCATCCACTGCGTTGGCCAAGACTTTCGGGGTCAGTGAATGGGTGATAGGCGTTACGGTGGTGGCCGTGGCCACCTCGGTGCCGGAGTTGGTGGTGAGCCTGGTGGCCATCCTGAAGCACCGCCACGGCATCAGCGTCGGCAACATCATCGGCAGCAGCATCTTCAACGTGCTGGGCGTGCTGGGCCTGGCCGGCATCCTGCGGCCGGTGGGGGTGGACCCGATGGCGCGTTTCTCGCTGGCCGCCCTGGCGGTGATGGTGCTTGTCCTGCTGGTCTTTATCCGCACGGGGTGGCGGATCTCCCGCCTGGAGGGCGTGGCGCTGCTGGTAATGGCCACCGTGATGTGGGTGACCATCCTGATGCTGCAGGGGGCATAGGGGAAGCAAAAGCTTATTCCGGGGGTTCTCAAAAAGCAGCAAGTGGTTTACCGCCACCGGGCGTAGCACATCTTCGGCCGGTAACACCGCCATACCTTTTGCCTTTTGCGCTTCTTCTTGTGGCGCGAACAGGTGGACATCCTTGCGGGAGGAGAAAGCGCTTATGGTCACTCCGGCCCGCGCCAGGCGGCCGCTGACCACGGCTGGCAGGCCCACAAGCTCCAGGTCTGTTGTCACGGACAGGGTGATCCGGGCTAATTAAAAGCACTTCCGGTCGATTAGCGAAAATGTTCTGACAGCCCTGACTATCGCCGTGCTGGAGGGCCTGCTCTCGGCGGGCAGTTGCACGCGCACATCCCGCCGGTTGTGTTCTGGGGCGTGACGTTCGTTTTCTTTGCGATCGGGTTCCAGCGCAGGACGAAGCCCGGTGAGAGAGATGGGAAGAGTGACGATCCCTCGGATTCACTTTAGACGGAGACCTCCCGGTGGAACAACTGCTGGACACGCTCGACCAATACCCGCTGCTGCTGCCGCTGGCGATCATGCTCAGCCGCGTGGTGGATGTCTCGATCGGCACGGTGCGGATGATCATGGTTTTCCGCGGCCGTCGCTACACAGCCGCCGTCCTGGGCTTTTTCGAGGTGACAATCTGGCTGCTGGCGATCACCGGGATAATCGCCCATCTCACCAACGTGATCGGCTACCTGGCCTACGGACTGGGCTTCGCACTGGGCAACGTGGTCGGCTTGATTATCGAGCAAAAAATGGCCGTGGGCCAGCAGGTGGTGCGCTTTATCAGCAGCGAGGAAGGGGAGAATATCAGCCGGGTGCTGCGTTCGCAGGGATTCGGCGTTACCGAGTTTTCCGGTTCGGGCCGCGAGGGACCGGTCCTGCTGGGCTTCGTGATCGCGCCGCGCAAAAAAGTGGCGGAGCTGATGGAGATTATCTCCGGGGTGGACCCAAAGTCGGTGGTGACAATCGAGGACGTGCGGCACAGCAATATCGTGGAGTACAACCAGCGGCCGGCCGGCGGGTTGTGGGGCTGGATGAGAATCCTGAAGAAGAAGTGAGGCTCTCTCTCGCCGAATAAAACCGATCAACTTAGTCACAGGTCAAAATCGGCTGTTTTTATGCCGTGAAGAGAAAGGACTGTTTGTCGATGACCACGAAAAACATGTCTAACCGCCGCGAGTTCCTGCGCAAAGCTTCGATGGGATCGCTGGGCCTGCTGCTGCTGTCGCGCAATGCCGGCGCTATCGCCGCCAATGACAAAGTCGTCGTTGCTCACATCGGGCTTGGCTCGATGGGGAACTCGCACCTGAGGTGGTTCGCCGGCCTGCCCGACGTCCGGATCGCCGCGCTTTGCGACCTGGACGAACAGAGACTTGGCAGGGCGATGGATTCGTTAAAGGAAATCCATCCGGATACCCGCGCCAAAGCTTACACCGATTTCCGTCGCATCCTGGAACGAGAGGATATCGACGCGATAACCTGCGCCACACCCGACCACTGGCACGCCCCGATTGCGAATCTGGCCTTTCAGGCGGGCAAGGATGTTTACGGAGAGAAACCTCTCTCATATACGCCGGTCGAAGGGCGGGCCATGCTGGGGAACTTGAACCGGTATGAGCGTGTTTTCCAGCTGGGCACCCAGATTCACGCCGGTGAAAACTACCACCGCGTGGTCGAACTGGTCCGCTCAGGCAGGCTGGGGAAAATCCACACCGCGCGTATCTGGAAGACAGGCGGCCCGCCCGCTCTCGGGTTCCCGGCCAACCGGACTCCGCCGGAAAGCCTGAACTGGGATATGTGGCTCGGCCCGGCGCCGTACGCTGAATATACCCCGGCCCGCTGTCACGGGACATTCCGCTATTTTTTCGACTACTCCGGCGGGGTATTCGGGGATTTCTGGTGCCATATCGCGGATATCGTCTTCTGGGCGCTCGAGCCTGGCCGCCTGCTCAGTATCGACGCCAGGGGCGAGGTGCCCCACAACAGTATTGCCGACACGCCTCTCTGGATCGACATCGACTATGAATTCGAGGACCTGAAGATCCACTGGACCACGACTCCGCCCCAGGTCCCCGGCGCCGCGGACCGTCAAATCGGCGCCTGTTTCGAGGGGACCAAAGGTTCATTGCTCTGCGATTACTCGAGCTGCGAAGTTACCCTCGACGGCGAGAAGCTCGCCGACATCCCGGACGTACCGAAGACTCTGCCGAGATCGCCGGGACATCAGCGTAATTTTATCGATTCCGTCAAATCGCGCACCCAGCCCGAGAGCAATCTCGAATATGTGCGCAGAATGACGCTCCCGATGCACCTGGGGCTGATCTCATTCCGGCTGGGCAGAAAACTTGTCTGGGACGATACGGCCGAACGGTTTGTCGGTGACAACGCGGCTAATTATTTACTGTCCAGGCCCTATCGCGCGCCCTGGATTTTTTCCTGACAAAACCGAGTTCTAAATTCAGGTTTTTTATTATTGGAGATTTTATGCGCAAGTCACTGATTTTTGCCCTGCTGACTCTGGCTGCAACAGCCGTAGCCTCGTCGGCAGCCGATGAAAGAGGTTTTGTCTCAATTTTCAACGGCCATGACCTGGCCGGCTGGAACACCGGGGCCTGCCCGGACGGTTTCCGGGTCGAGGACGGCTGCCTGGTCACGGGCGGAGGCGACGGCGGTCCGGGCCTGCTGTGCACCGCTGCCGCCTATGGCAATTTTGTCTTCCGTTTCGAGTATCTGCTCTCCGGGGTCGGCAACAGCGGCGTGATGATCCGCGCTGACGCCGACGAGCAGCTCGCCTGGGCGAAAGGCTACGAAATCCAGCTGCTCGCCCCGTGGACCCCCCACCGTGACGACCTGCATTGCACGGGGTCGATCTACGGCCACGTGGCGGTGACCAACCGGCCGGACGAGACCACGGGGGTCTGGCACGAGATGGAAATCGTCTGCGACCGCCAGCTGATCATTATCGCGGTGGACGGGAAAGTGACCACCTGGGCGGAGATG encodes the following:
- a CDS encoding DUF2179 domain-containing protein, with protein sequence MEQLLDTLDQYPLLLPLAIMLSRVVDVSIGTVRMIMVFRGRRYTAAVLGFFEVTIWLLAITGIIAHLTNVIGYLAYGLGFALGNVVGLIIEQKMAVGQQVVRFISSEEGENISRVLRSQGFGVTEFSGSGREGPVLLGFVIAPRKKVAELMEIISGVDPKSVVTIEDVRHSNIVEYNQRPAGGLWGWMRILKKK
- a CDS encoding calcium/sodium antiporter, which codes for MPVWVNSLVILGTITLLAVGAYYVVESATRIAQRLHVSELVIGLTVVAFGTSAPEFAVTLNSAFRGYGDISVGNIVGSNIFNLGFILGGCALVRTINTSAHLLRRDGTILIVSSVLLLGLIVSDLTLSHLDGALLFLLFAAYLFYLFRSRKALPSTDAEERARVPEPGRRARPLLQEWLLLIVGLACIVYGSHLLVGSSTALAKTFGVSEWVIGVTVVAVATSVPELVVSLVAILKHRHGISVGNIIGSSIFNVLGVLGLAGILRPVGVDPMARFSLAALAVMVLVLLVFIRTGWRISRLEGVALLVMATVMWVTILMLQGA
- a CDS encoding DUF1080 domain-containing protein, with the protein product MRKSLIFALLTLAATAVASSAADERGFVSIFNGHDLAGWNTGACPDGFRVEDGCLVTGGGDGGPGLLCTAAAYGNFVFRFEYLLSGVGNSGVMIRADADEQLAWAKGYEIQLLAPWTPHRDDLHCTGSIYGHVAVTNRPDETTGVWHEMEIVCDRQLIIIAVDGKVTTWAEMNYVKSLRSKSLRGPLGLQTNHSGPDQWVKFRNLRLRELDREPDYVVKGFSSTDPRVRKLTHEAALKLDTLLAGQLCALLAEEDSVSSVGAKKALFDIVAAASAPAAPAPVRSSVIKTLQAQAAETESEIVRHHLEWLLGMLEN
- a CDS encoding Gfo/Idh/MocA family oxidoreductase, coding for MTTKNMSNRREFLRKASMGSLGLLLLSRNAGAIAANDKVVVAHIGLGSMGNSHLRWFAGLPDVRIAALCDLDEQRLGRAMDSLKEIHPDTRAKAYTDFRRILEREDIDAITCATPDHWHAPIANLAFQAGKDVYGEKPLSYTPVEGRAMLGNLNRYERVFQLGTQIHAGENYHRVVELVRSGRLGKIHTARIWKTGGPPALGFPANRTPPESLNWDMWLGPAPYAEYTPARCHGTFRYFFDYSGGVFGDFWCHIADIVFWALEPGRLLSIDARGEVPHNSIADTPLWIDIDYEFEDLKIHWTTTPPQVPGAADRQIGACFEGTKGSLLCDYSSCEVTLDGEKLADIPDVPKTLPRSPGHQRNFIDSVKSRTQPESNLEYVRRMTLPMHLGLISFRLGRKLVWDDTAERFVGDNAANYLLSRPYRAPWIFS